In one window of Frigoriglobus tundricola DNA:
- a CDS encoding DUF6933 domain-containing protein, whose protein sequence is MIFRLSQVLNAKVKAGALEALPLHENPLLDWSAHSFPVGRSNFILVSNTGSLLSAVVSGKAVTNVTSFRERAFGGIRECLTALGHESLTRTLLADDNGPVRFAKTLNRSVSGSMNELVKIAEFCIREGELTLPEVGDRLNDTLLSALAAGGSHGYGKPREAFRVMVGGSVPSAPRSEAGDRHLGHEQPPPD, encoded by the coding sequence ATGATCTTCCGCCTCTCGCAAGTGCTGAACGCCAAGGTCAAGGCCGGGGCGCTGGAGGCACTGCCCCTTCACGAAAATCCGTTGCTCGACTGGTCGGCGCACTCGTTTCCCGTGGGCCGCAGCAACTTCATCCTCGTGAGCAACACTGGATCGCTGCTGTCGGCGGTGGTGTCGGGCAAGGCAGTAACGAACGTGACGAGTTTCCGGGAGCGGGCCTTCGGCGGCATCCGGGAATGCCTGACCGCTCTCGGCCACGAATCCCTGACCCGCACTCTGCTTGCCGACGACAACGGGCCGGTTCGGTTTGCGAAGACACTCAACCGTTCCGTGTCGGGGTCGATGAACGAACTCGTCAAGATTGCAGAGTTCTGCATCAGGGAGGGCGAACTGACCCTCCCGGAAGTCGGCGACCGGCTGAACGACACGCTGCTGTCGGCGCTGGCGGCGGGCGGATCGCACGGGTACGGTAAGCCCAGGGAGGCATTCCGGGTCATGGTGGGAGGAAGCGTACCGAGCGCTCCCCGCAGCGAAGCAGGAGATCGCCATCTTGGACACGAACAGCCCCCACCCGATTGA
- a CDS encoding GyrI-like domain-containing protein yields the protein MNIDIVEGPIRFHLHGIGGSVENERYGEVGFRLMNELWRVVKSSSTPTTGINHWVYLPGARMFVGVELRNPQPVPTPDPLEPLEFELGRHMRHVHVGPYQALPQKWAELKAELAARGEVIGSPSLEVYGHHCDDPSKLETTILIGLRAKPA from the coding sequence ATGAACATCGACATCGTTGAGGGGCCGATCCGGTTCCACCTGCACGGCATCGGGGGCAGCGTCGAGAACGAGCGGTACGGCGAGGTCGGCTTCCGCCTGATGAACGAACTGTGGCGGGTGGTCAAATCGAGCAGCACTCCGACGACGGGCATCAACCATTGGGTGTACCTGCCCGGTGCAAGAATGTTCGTCGGGGTCGAACTGCGAAACCCACAGCCGGTTCCGACGCCCGATCCGCTGGAGCCGCTGGAGTTCGAGTTGGGGCGGCACATGAGGCACGTCCACGTCGGGCCGTACCAAGCGCTGCCCCAGAAGTGGGCCGAGTTGAAGGCCGAACTTGCGGCCCGTGGCGAGGTCATCGGCTCGCCGTCTCTGGAAGTGTACGGCCACCACTGCGATGACCCGTCGAAGCTGGAAACGACGATCCTGATCGGCCTCCGGGCGAAACCGGCGTGA
- a CDS encoding DEAD/DEAH box helicase, whose protein sequence is MTPPSSGEGAGLPGQVAFLNGLNAFHRAGHLHDFEDGKREFIGGHGRTPVLLVQGPPGTGKSRSSAFAVFARLQGAMRENRPYRVFFSCKTHAATDVLLKNVVAVQEKLQELRTADPKLFGAHFDARLLEVPVYRIAPNDPPPAGVVHLLKNDEKGDDEDYNADVILESEWGVVGTTPGGTYGMLKKKWPKNIFGHELCDLLVLDEASQMSLPEAIMAALPLKEDATLIVVGDHRQMPPIVKHDWDAEARRTFRQFQVYESVFDTLRAQHPPIIRFAESYRLHAAMADFLREEVYRHDGIPYHSKKRDGLPIHPVADDLAAAVLDPDYPLVVVVHDEAESQMQNPFEQALIEPVLRALADPTKYGLDATDGVGIVVPHRAQRAALQQSFPELCILDPDTGMPVRSAIDTVERFQGGERTVIIVSATESDRAYLLASSKFLLDPRRLTVALSRAKQKMILVASRSIFSLFSTDEETFANSLLWKNLLLRTCTTLLWEGEREGKKVAVWGGKGQSLA, encoded by the coding sequence GTGACGCCGCCGAGTTCGGGCGAAGGGGCCGGACTACCCGGACAAGTGGCTTTTCTGAACGGACTGAACGCCTTCCATCGTGCCGGGCATTTGCACGACTTCGAGGACGGCAAGAGGGAGTTCATCGGGGGCCATGGTCGGACGCCGGTGTTGTTGGTTCAGGGGCCACCCGGCACGGGCAAAAGCCGGTCTTCGGCCTTCGCCGTGTTCGCCCGATTGCAAGGGGCGATGCGTGAGAATCGACCCTACCGAGTTTTCTTTTCCTGCAAGACCCACGCAGCGACCGACGTGCTGCTGAAGAACGTGGTGGCGGTTCAGGAGAAGTTGCAGGAACTCCGAACTGCGGACCCGAAACTGTTCGGGGCGCACTTCGATGCCCGCCTTCTCGAAGTGCCGGTGTACCGGATCGCCCCGAACGACCCGCCGCCCGCTGGTGTGGTGCATCTGCTAAAAAACGACGAAAAGGGCGACGACGAGGATTACAACGCCGATGTGATCCTCGAATCGGAGTGGGGAGTCGTCGGAACGACCCCAGGCGGCACTTACGGGATGCTGAAGAAGAAGTGGCCCAAGAACATCTTCGGCCATGAGCTTTGCGACTTGCTGGTGCTGGACGAAGCCAGCCAGATGAGCCTGCCCGAAGCAATCATGGCGGCGCTGCCGCTGAAGGAGGATGCCACGCTGATCGTCGTGGGCGATCACCGGCAGATGCCGCCGATTGTCAAGCACGATTGGGACGCCGAGGCCCGTCGTACCTTCCGTCAGTTTCAGGTATACGAAAGCGTGTTCGACACGCTGAGGGCGCAACACCCGCCCATCATCCGGTTCGCCGAGAGCTATCGGCTTCATGCGGCGATGGCCGACTTCTTGCGGGAGGAAGTTTACCGGCACGACGGTATTCCCTACCACTCGAAGAAGCGGGACGGTCTGCCCATCCACCCGGTCGCCGACGATCTGGCGGCGGCGGTTCTGGACCCGGACTACCCACTGGTCGTGGTGGTCCATGACGAGGCCGAAAGCCAGATGCAGAACCCGTTCGAGCAGGCGCTCATCGAGCCGGTTCTGCGGGCGTTGGCCGATCCGACGAAGTACGGCTTGGACGCTACAGATGGGGTCGGGATCGTCGTCCCGCACCGGGCGCAACGGGCGGCGCTCCAGCAGTCGTTCCCGGAGCTTTGCATCCTCGACCCGGACACGGGGATGCCGGTGCGTTCGGCGATTGACACCGTGGAGCGGTTCCAAGGTGGCGAGCGAACGGTGATAATCGTCAGTGCAACGGAAAGCGACCGGGCTTACCTCCTGGCGTCGAGCAAATTTCTCCTCGATCCCCGTCGCCTAACGGTGGCGCTGAGTCGGGCGAAGCAGAAGATGATCCTGGTCGCATCCCGCAGCATCTTCTCGCTGTTCAGCACCGACGAGGAGACGTTCGCCAACTCGCTTTTGTGGAAGAACCTGCTCCTTCGGACATGCACGACGCTGCTCTGGGAAGGTGAGCGGGAGGGGAAGAAGGTGGCGGTTTGGGGTGGGAAAGGTCAGTCGTTGGCATAA
- a CDS encoding iron chaperone gives MREAIRRAAPEAEEVISYRMPAFRQHGVLVYFAAWQTHIGLYPPITGDKGVEKATARYAGPKGNLQFPLAEPMPIALIERIVKLRVKQDTEKAEAKRKKKPQTTRKPKGSK, from the coding sequence GTGCGGGAAGCGATCCGGCGTGCTGCACCCGAAGCCGAGGAGGTCATTAGCTACCGGATGCCCGCCTTCCGGCAGCACGGCGTCCTGGTCTACTTCGCTGCGTGGCAGACGCACATCGGCCTGTACCCGCCGATCACCGGCGACAAGGGCGTCGAGAAAGCAACCGCCCGCTACGCCGGGCCGAAGGGGAACCTCCAGTTCCCGCTCGCCGAGCCGATGCCCATTGCCCTGATCGAGCGGATCGTCAAGCTGCGGGTGAAGCAGGACACGGAGAAGGCGGAAGCGAAACGCAAAAAGAAACCACAGACCACACGAAAGCCGAAGGGGTCGAAATGA
- a CDS encoding restriction endonuclease has protein sequence MPVADLLNQEITNDIQVSLKMPIPDYQDCMLPLLELLADGKDYTLRAVTTALADRFGLTEDERKEMLPSGQQTVITNRVAWAKTYLKKAGLLTQPGRGVVRISDAGRAVLDKKLGKIDNDFLRQYPSFAEFVGRTDLEQVAEQPPKTVTPEESLESSYQTLRNALADELLEKVKSCTPAFFERLVVEVLVAMGYGGSLADAGQAVGRSGDGGIDGIIKEDKLGLDVLCIQAKRWEKTVGRPEVQAFAGSMEGFRARKGVMLTTSTFSREAAEYVQRIERKIVLIDGRQLAELMIEHGVGVATARTFVLKKLDLDYFEDDEG, from the coding sequence TTGCCCGTCGCTGATTTGCTGAATCAAGAGATCACCAATGACATTCAGGTGTCGCTGAAAATGCCCATACCCGACTACCAGGACTGCATGTTGCCACTGCTCGAACTCCTCGCAGATGGCAAGGACTACACCCTTCGTGCCGTCACGACGGCCCTCGCCGACCGCTTCGGGCTGACCGAGGACGAGCGGAAGGAAATGCTGCCGAGCGGACAGCAGACGGTCATCACTAACCGGGTCGCCTGGGCGAAGACTTACTTGAAGAAGGCGGGCCTGCTCACCCAGCCGGGCCGAGGAGTGGTGCGCATCTCCGATGCTGGGCGAGCGGTTCTCGACAAGAAGCTCGGAAAGATCGACAATGACTTCCTGCGCCAGTACCCATCGTTCGCCGAGTTCGTGGGCCGCACGGACTTGGAGCAGGTGGCCGAACAACCTCCCAAAACGGTCACGCCAGAAGAGTCGCTGGAGTCCTCGTACCAGACCCTCCGCAATGCTCTGGCCGACGAACTGCTTGAAAAGGTGAAGTCCTGCACGCCTGCGTTCTTTGAGCGGCTTGTCGTTGAAGTGCTGGTAGCGATGGGCTACGGCGGCTCGCTGGCCGACGCCGGGCAAGCGGTTGGGCGAAGTGGCGACGGCGGCATCGACGGAATCATCAAGGAGGACAAGCTGGGCCTCGACGTGCTGTGCATTCAAGCGAAGCGGTGGGAGAAAACGGTCGGTCGCCCGGAAGTCCAGGCGTTCGCCGGGAGCATGGAAGGATTTCGGGCAAGGAAGGGAGTTATGCTGACGACCTCGACGTTCTCCAGGGAGGCAGCGGAATACGTCCAGCGCATCGAACGCAAGATCGTCCTGATCGACGGGCGGCAACTCGCCGAACTCATGATCGAGCATGGCGTCGGCGTGGCGACGGCCCGCACTTTCGTGCTAAAGAAACTCGATCTGGATTACTTCGAGGACGACGAGGGGTGA
- a CDS encoding DUF6508 domain-containing protein, which yields MADKEMVLQLGVEGGGATVFRKPVGAGDFEFYVDGSSMDLDENDDEVWRSWESQPYLRIEDAVRSISNDGSWVLFHPISIHPDYRTSVWELVQETARTLPDELNHLWDDRRRTKWQHLCHEQETEGLPSITAKQIDALLPFLDRFETTGFSAGSWKMPDGQFPWYSFEDVVMEFQQALYDNGWVTPAFNWTEWQQSAQEFVDSPQKIEQADATTIQKLLTTHVRADRFCEGHLASMFENGHVVALMRRLKTIRGTMPQ from the coding sequence ATGGCAGACAAGGAAATGGTTTTGCAACTTGGAGTGGAGGGCGGTGGGGCGACTGTCTTTCGCAAGCCGGTCGGTGCTGGCGATTTTGAGTTTTACGTTGATGGCAGCAGTATGGACTTGGACGAAAATGATGACGAAGTTTGGCGCTCTTGGGAGTCGCAGCCGTATCTCCGCATCGAAGACGCTGTGCGGTCGATTTCAAACGACGGCAGTTGGGTCTTATTCCACCCGATCTCGATCCATCCCGATTACCGGACTTCTGTTTGGGAACTGGTCCAGGAAACAGCCCGCACCCTCCCAGACGAGCTAAATCATCTGTGGGATGATCGAAGACGGACAAAGTGGCAGCATCTATGCCACGAGCAGGAAACCGAAGGTCTACCCTCAATCACAGCCAAACAGATCGACGCCCTCCTTCCGTTCCTCGACCGATTCGAGACGACGGGCTTTTCGGCTGGTTCCTGGAAGATGCCAGACGGACAGTTCCCCTGGTACAGCTTCGAGGATGTCGTCATGGAGTTCCAGCAGGCGCTTTACGACAACGGCTGGGTGACACCGGCGTTCAACTGGACCGAGTGGCAACAATCCGCCCAGGAGTTCGTGGACTCGCCTCAGAAGATCGAGCAGGCCGACGCCACCACGATTCAGAAGTTGCTGACGACCCATGTTCGGGCGGATCGGTTCTGCGAGGGGCATCTGGCGTCCATGTTCGAGAACGGGCATGTGGTGGCGCTGATGCGACGGCTCAAGACGATTCGGGGCACGATGCCACAATAG